Genomic segment of Microscilla marina ATCC 23134:
GGTGGCTTTGAGTGTTTTATTATGAAGTTTTGCCAGTTCTACACTGGAGTGCTCTCCTGCTGCAATAGCACGAATAACCTTCATTCCTAGTTTACCTTCAATATCTGAAATCACATTCTGTATTTTGACATTCATCAGCTGCAAGGCTTTACCTACATGTTGCATGTGTTGCACTTTTTGCTTGGTCAATTGTTGCCGCTGGCGTACATAGGTGCGAAACTCTCTGACATCCTGTGTAGGAATAAAAGAAGCAGGCAATAATCCATAACTATGTAATGTATGTATCCAACTACAATCAGAAACATCACTTTTGCGTCCACTTACATTTTTAGGATAACGAGCGTTTACTAAGACCACATCAAAACCTCTGTCCTCAAGAATTTCATATAAACTTTGCCAATATATACCTGTGGCTTCCATTGCCACACTTTCTATCCCCAGTTCACTAAACCAATCTGCCATGCGATGCAAGTCTGCGGTAAAAGCACCAAAGTTTCTGATGTTATCTTTTGTCAGGTGTGGTGAAACAGCTGTATAATGTATATTGTTTGCAATATCTACCCCGGCCACTTTTAACCTAACCTTGGTTAGCTCATCAGACAAATTCACCTTTTTAGAGGCTTTGCTACTTTTTATTTTAGTCTCCGATTTTTTCATCACAGATTAATGCACTAAATTGAACCTTTATTGAGTAAAAAGAGGGTTTGACAATAGGTTATATACATGTAATATTCTTTTAAGCGGGGTAAAGTCTCTGTCAAGACTTTCCACCATTAGGGGAATCATTGAACCTATTTGCACCAAGCTTTTAAGCGAGCTTTAAAGCATCACTGCACTAACGGTGTCTGACAAACCCTCTTCTTTACAAATATCTATACTATTTGAAGTAATCAAATAATACTGCAACTTAATAAGCTACTTGTCTTGGCTATACGAATCCTTAGGTAGTTGCCTGGGGAACAGGCAAACCTGTCGGGGCTTTTAACTACGCTTTTTGTAAGTTATTGAAAATCAACGTGATACAAAAGTGTAGTTACCTGTGGAACAGGGTCTAGCTTGCGACTTGTCGCTTGAAGCTTGCCCCCTGTCGGGGCTTTTAACTACGCTTTTTGTAAGTTATTGAAAATCAACGTGATACAAAAGTGTAGTTACCTGTGGAACAGGGTCTAGCTTGCGACTTGTCGCTTGAAGCTTGCCCCCTGTCGGGGCTTTTAACTGACTACCCTATCATATAAACAGTTGAAGGCTAAGGCAGCAAATCAGCCCTGCCAGGTATCGAAAGCCTGACAGGGCTAGATAATACCTTCTCGAAGCTGCGTTTCCCCAAGCCAAGTGAGCAAGGCAGGCAATGCAATAGAAAACTGCTTTTTACTTCAAACAAGGTGATTGTACTACTTTACCAACATGTGTTTGACTACCTCTTGCCCATCGGCCAATACTTTTATGTAATATTTACCTGTGGGAAGGTTTTTTATTTTTAGGTTGACCCTTTGAGTGTCTTGTGCACTTTGTTTAAACACCAGTTCTGCCTTATCGTTGTATACCTGTATTTTGATTTGGCTAAACTGTTGGGGTAACCTAATAAAAAACTCCCCTTCATTAGGGTTAGGGAATAACTTTACCTGGCTTCGTTGCAACTTTTCAGTTTGTTTATTAAGCAATGTTTGGGTTGTTCGGGTGTTTTTTAACAAACGTTGGGCAAAAGGAATCTCGGTAGTAGGCGAGTTTACATCGTTATCTTGCCATTTGTCTTTCCCGCTTTTTACCTTTAGGCCTTTGGCAAACTTCTCATTATCTGTCACTTTGTCTTTGTTTACATACCAAAACTCTGCAACGCTTCTATCTGGACGCACATCTAAGATACCATAGCCATGCTTTTGCAAGTCTACATACTTTATGTGGGGGTTAATGGTACGTAAGATTACTTCTGCTGCCCTTAAAGCTGCTACCGCTACCCCTTTTTCATCGCCATTGTCACTGGTAAGACTGGTAGGCAAAAATTCTACTGCTTGCGATTTGCGTTTATCGCTCCAGATGGGAGCCGTATGATCAATAGGTAAATCGTTGGCAATAGACACGTGAGCATCGCCTGTTACTATCATGTTATTGCCCTTGGTGCGCTTTTTAAGGGTACGCATGATTGAGCGGCGCTCCGCAGGGTAAGCGTCCCATCCCTTGTTGTTAAACCACTCAAAGTCATCCCCTACTGCCAAGGTTCCAAACAGTTTTTGGTTACCAATGATTCGCCATTTAGTGGTTGAATTCACCAATTGTTCTTCGAGCCAGGCGCGTTGTTCCTGTCCTAGTGTGGTGCGCTTTTCAGGGTTGGCTACATCTTCTGGGTAATCTCGCTTAGTTTTAATGTCAATCATGACAATGTCGAGCAATGTACCATAATTCAACTTACGGTAAATAATATCAGCTTTGCCCGGCACATCGCGTACAGGTACCCATTCTCGAAAAGCCCGAATAGCATCTCCTATGTTATCTGGGGAGGTTTTGCCGGTAGAGAACAAGTCGTGATTATCCCATACTATAATAAAAGGGTGGTTTTGTTTCGCCCAACGTAAGTCAGGGTCTAACAGATACAATTGATGTCGGGCTCTCCATTCTGCCAAAGTTTCGGGTTTGGTAGGTGCAGGCACCGGAGCTCTAAAATCATCTGGTTTGTTGTAAATATAATCTCCCAAATGAATGACTGCATCAATATCAGTGCGGTGCCCAATACGACGGTACCCATTAAAATACCCGGAAAAAAGATTGGTGCACGATACTACCGCAAAGCGTAGGTTGTTTAACGACTGATTAGCCGCAGGCGCAGTACGTGTTTTACCTGTAACAGAAGTACGTCCGTCAGCGGCAATAAAACGGTAATAGTAATTGTGATAAGGTGCCAGTCCTGTTACATCTACCTTTACGGTCCAGTCACGAGCTGCTGTAGTTTGGGCAGTTCCTGAGCGTACTAATTGAGTAAAATTTGGATCGGTGGCTACCTGCCAGGTCACTGTTTGCTGTGTAACTGATAGGTTGGCTGGCATAACATGTGTCCATATAATCACCCGATCGCTTAACGGGTCACCTGACGCCACCCCATAATAAAAAGGAGCTTGGCCTGGATACATGTTATCTGGCAATGAAATAACACCATCTGGCAGAGGTGATTGTGTATAACCTGTTGCAATGCTTGCTGCCATTAGGCAAAGGATTAAAATGAGCTTTTTCATAAAAAATCTTAAAATGTAATTGTTTTTAGTAAAAATTGGGTAATACAACTTTTGCTTATTTTTTGAAAAAGCGCGCATATTAGCAAAAATTAAACAAGCTATCGAAGTATCGAGGGAGAAACTTTGGGTGTTGACCATTTTTTGAAAGAAAACTAAAACAAAGCACTCTTAGGGTTCAATATAAAGATAGATAGAGTACTAATGCTTTAGTTTCTACTCAATAAGTGTACAATAATTTGGGATGAATTTTGGCAATTGATGCACTTTAA
This window contains:
- a CDS encoding IS110 family RNA-guided transposase, whose product is MKKSETKIKSSKASKKVNLSDELTKVRLKVAGVDIANNIHYTAVSPHLTKDNIRNFGAFTADLHRMADWFSELGIESVAMEATGIYWQSLYEILEDRGFDVVLVNARYPKNVSGRKSDVSDCSWIHTLHSYGLLPASFIPTQDVREFRTYVRQRQQLTKQKVQHMQHVGKALQLMNVKIQNVISDIEGKLGMKVIRAIAAGEHSSVELAKLHNKTLKATKEEFTLSLEGNFRKAHLFSLQQALSAYDFVLKQINECETEIEQILHKWDTGEIVAKEDWQSRVKKKQRGRMNIHLILLLISKILLGSI
- a CDS encoding alkaline phosphatase D family protein, whose amino-acid sequence is MKKLILILCLMAASIATGYTQSPLPDGVISLPDNMYPGQAPFYYGVASGDPLSDRVIIWTHVMPANLSVTQQTVTWQVATDPNFTQLVRSGTAQTTAARDWTVKVDVTGLAPYHNYYYRFIAADGRTSVTGKTRTAPAANQSLNNLRFAVVSCTNLFSGYFNGYRRIGHRTDIDAVIHLGDYIYNKPDDFRAPVPAPTKPETLAEWRARHQLYLLDPDLRWAKQNHPFIIVWDNHDLFSTGKTSPDNIGDAIRAFREWVPVRDVPGKADIIYRKLNYGTLLDIVMIDIKTKRDYPEDVANPEKRTTLGQEQRAWLEEQLVNSTTKWRIIGNQKLFGTLAVGDDFEWFNNKGWDAYPAERRSIMRTLKKRTKGNNMIVTGDAHVSIANDLPIDHTAPIWSDKRKSQAVEFLPTSLTSDNGDEKGVAVAALRAAEVILRTINPHIKYVDLQKHGYGILDVRPDRSVAEFWYVNKDKVTDNEKFAKGLKVKSGKDKWQDNDVNSPTTEIPFAQRLLKNTRTTQTLLNKQTEKLQRSQVKLFPNPNEGEFFIRLPQQFSQIKIQVYNDKAELVFKQSAQDTQRVNLKIKNLPTGKYYIKVLADGQEVVKHMLVK